The Phragmites australis chromosome 15, lpPhrAust1.1, whole genome shotgun sequence genome window below encodes:
- the LOC133892030 gene encoding expansin-B11-like, with product MAKPCTLLLGAMVALALLVSPIACTRKLGKHKSKPKPKPIGHQQEPAAKAHSNHTATPSVPAAYGSGGWLSGAGATYYGAPNGDGSDGGACGYQTAVGKQPFDSMIAAGSSPLYKGGEGCGACYEVKCTSHPACSGQPATIVITDQSPGGLFPGEVAHFDMSGTSMGAMAKPGMADKLRAGGVLRVQYRRVPCKYSGVNIAFKVDQGANPFYFDVLIEFEDDDGDLSAVELMEAGSGVWTPMAHNWGAMWRLNNGRKLNAPFGLRLTSDSGRVLVASNAIPAGWKAGKTYRSLVNYP from the exons atggcGAAGCCTTGCACATTATTGTTGGGGGCAATGGTGGCGCTCGCACTCCTAGTGAGCCCCATTGCCTGCACTCGCAAGCTCGGCAAACACAAGtcaaagccaaagccaaagCCGATAGGCCACCAGCAGGAGCCTGCAGCCAAGGCCCACAGCAACCACACCGCCACACCCTCAGTCCCGGCGGCCTACGGCTCTGGCGGATGGTTGTCGGGCGCCGGCGCGACGTACTACGGCGCCCCCAACGGCGACGGAAGCGACG GCGGCGCGTGTGGCTACCAGACCGCGGTCGGGAAGCAGCCGTTCGACTCGATGATCGCCGCCGGGAGCTCGCCGCTTTACAAGGGAGGCGAGGGCTGCGGCGCCTGCTATGAG GTTAAATGCACGAGCCACCCGGCCTGCTCCGGCCAGCCGGCGACCATCGTCATCACGGACCAGTCTCCCGGCGGGCTGTTCCCCGGCGAGGTCGCCCACTTCGACATGAGCGGCACCTCCATGGGTGCCATGGCGAAGCCCGGCATGGCCGACAAGCTCCGTGCCGGCGGCGTCCTCAGGGTCCAGTACAGGAGGGTGCCGTGCAAGTACAGCGGCGTGAACATCGCGTTCAAGGTGGATCAGGGCGCGAACCCGTTCTACTTCGACGTGCTCATCGAGTTcgaggacgacgacggcgacctCAGCGCCGTCGAGCTCATGGAGGCCGGCAGCGGCGTCTGGACGCCGATGGCGCACAACTGGGGCGCGATGTGGCGCCTCAACAACGGCAGGAAGCTCAATGCGCCATTCGGGCTTCGGCTCACCTCCGACTCCGGCAGGGTGCTCGTCGCCAGCAACGCCATACCCGCCGGGTGGAAGGCCGGGAAAACGTACCGCTCCTTGGTGAACTACCCCTGA